One Maribacter dokdonensis DSW-8 genomic region harbors:
- the folK gene encoding 2-amino-4-hydroxy-6-hydroxymethyldihydropteridine diphosphokinase, which translates to MGVYKTALLSIGSNLGNRQLLLQKAIFEIGKVAGEVRQVSATYETPSWGFEGENFLNACLELQTLLTPEELLVKLLSIETAFGRERKNSDAYESRTLDIDIIYYEKEVINTETLTIPHPKMQERKFILKPLADISPQFYHPIFNKDTRNLLQECKDKSTITKQVPRLFKNRHTFFASLQYVAIEGNIGAGKTTLATKVAEDFNAKLILERFAENPFLPNFYIDQSRYAFPLEMSFLADRYQQFTEDTNQLDLFKSFMVSDYDIYKSLIFAKVTLQQNEFDLYRKVFNFMYKEVKKPKIYVYLYQTTERLLQQIKQRGRDYEQNIELTYLEKINRGYFDFLRTYPKENQLIIDVSALDFVSSNNDYETVLTKIEDFALTNLYQ; encoded by the coding sequence ATGGGAGTATACAAAACAGCACTTTTATCAATAGGAAGTAATTTGGGTAACCGCCAATTATTATTACAAAAGGCCATTTTTGAAATTGGCAAGGTTGCGGGCGAGGTAAGACAAGTATCTGCCACCTATGAAACCCCTTCTTGGGGTTTTGAAGGCGAAAATTTTCTCAATGCCTGTTTAGAACTACAGACCTTACTTACACCAGAAGAACTACTTGTTAAGTTATTATCCATTGAAACAGCTTTTGGAAGAGAAAGAAAAAACAGCGACGCGTACGAGAGTAGAACTTTGGATATTGACATCATATATTATGAAAAAGAGGTTATAAATACCGAAACGCTTACGATACCGCACCCAAAAATGCAAGAGAGAAAATTTATTTTAAAACCTCTTGCCGATATTTCACCACAATTTTACCATCCTATCTTTAATAAAGACACCCGCAATTTATTACAAGAATGTAAAGACAAAAGCACCATTACCAAACAAGTGCCCAGGCTTTTTAAAAATAGACATACGTTTTTTGCCAGTTTACAATATGTAGCTATAGAAGGTAATATTGGTGCTGGAAAAACAACCTTGGCCACAAAAGTTGCTGAAGATTTCAATGCAAAATTAATTCTAGAACGATTTGCCGAAAACCCTTTTTTACCTAATTTTTATATTGACCAATCCAGATATGCCTTTCCATTAGAAATGTCATTTTTAGCAGACCGCTATCAACAATTCACAGAAGACACCAATCAATTGGATCTTTTTAAAAGTTTTATGGTAAGTGATTATGACATTTATAAATCCCTAATATTTGCCAAGGTCACCCTACAACAAAACGAGTTTGACCTATATAGAAAAGTGTTCAACTTCATGTACAAAGAAGTTAAAAAACCTAAAATTTACGTTTATCTGTATCAAACTACAGAACGACTATTACAGCAAATTAAGCAAAGAGGAAGAGATTACGAACAGAATATTGAACTTACCTATTTAGAAAAAATCAATAGGGGCTATTTTGACTTTTTACGCACCTACCCTAAAGAAAACCAACTAATTATAGACGTTAGCGCCTTAGATTTCGTAAGTAGCAACAATGATTATGAAACGGTTTTAACCAAGATTGAAGACTTCGCCCTGACCAATTTATATCAATAA
- the mutS gene encoding DNA mismatch repair protein MutS produces the protein MKQYNTIKTKYPDALLLFRVGDFYETFGEDAVKASRILGIILTNRNNGGERTELAGFPHHSLNTYLPKLVKAGQRVAICDQLEDPKQTKTIVKRGVTELVTPGVAMNDDILNSKTNNFLCAIHFGRKKIGISFVDISTGEFLTSEGSEEQIDKLLQNFSPNEVLISKAHKKEFLDVFGKNHHLFYLEDWVFQEDYALENLTSHFNTNTLKGFGVDHLTCGIIASGVVLHYLGETQHRQLQHISKLQRIAEDDYIWMDRFTIKNLELYHSTNVNAVTLLDVIDKTISPMGGRMIKRWLALPLKNLQKITRRQEIVSYLHQNEVTLEKFQHHIKQMGDIERLISKVATGKVNPKEVVQLKNSLEALIPIKQLATSSENESLALTGDQIQSCDLLRAKIKEMLSEEAPVNILKGSTIAQGFSEELDELRGLATSGKNYLNNMLERETAATGITSLKIASNNVFGYYIEVRNTHKDKVPENWTRKQTLVNAERYITEELKEYEAKILGAEDRILTLEQQLFSQLVVWMQEYITPVQNNAHLVAQLDCLCGFAQLAKENAYNCPTLNDSTDLEITEGRHPVIEKQLPLGEQYIANDLQLDRSNQQFIMITGPNMSGKSALLRQTALIVLLAQMGSFVPAETAKIGVVDKIFTRVGASDNISMGESTFMVEMNETASILNNLSERSLVLLDEIGRGTSTYDGISIAWAISEYLHEHPARAKTMFATHYHELNEMTNTFGRIKNFNVAIKELKDNVLFLRKLIPGGSEHSFGIHVAKMAGMPQQVIQKANKILKKLENKHVSGEVTDKLINDSDEMQLSFFNLDDPLLEEIKDEITHLDIDTLTPVEALMKLNEIKRLLTKDKKATS, from the coding sequence ATGAAGCAATATAACACCATCAAGACCAAATATCCTGATGCCCTATTGCTTTTTAGAGTAGGTGATTTTTATGAAACTTTTGGTGAAGATGCAGTGAAGGCTTCACGTATTCTTGGTATTATACTGACCAATAGAAATAATGGTGGAGAACGAACAGAATTGGCCGGATTTCCCCACCATTCATTAAACACATATTTACCCAAATTGGTTAAAGCGGGGCAACGCGTTGCTATCTGCGACCAATTAGAAGACCCCAAACAGACCAAAACCATTGTAAAGAGAGGAGTTACGGAATTGGTTACACCTGGGGTAGCCATGAACGATGACATCTTAAACTCAAAGACCAATAATTTTCTTTGTGCAATTCATTTTGGAAGGAAAAAAATAGGGATTTCATTCGTTGATATTTCTACAGGTGAATTTTTAACTTCTGAAGGCAGCGAAGAACAAATTGATAAATTATTACAAAATTTTTCACCTAATGAGGTATTGATATCTAAAGCCCATAAGAAGGAGTTTTTAGATGTTTTCGGTAAAAACCACCATCTCTTTTATTTAGAAGATTGGGTTTTCCAAGAAGATTATGCCTTGGAAAATCTTACCTCACACTTTAACACCAACACCTTAAAAGGTTTTGGCGTTGACCATCTAACCTGTGGGATTATAGCATCTGGAGTTGTTTTACACTATTTAGGAGAAACACAGCACAGACAATTACAGCACATATCAAAATTACAACGTATTGCTGAAGATGATTATATATGGATGGATAGGTTTACCATTAAAAACCTTGAACTCTATCATTCCACCAATGTAAACGCGGTGACGCTTTTAGATGTTATCGACAAAACGATATCACCCATGGGTGGGCGAATGATAAAACGATGGCTTGCACTACCTCTTAAGAACCTGCAAAAAATTACCCGGCGACAGGAAATTGTTTCTTACTTACACCAAAATGAGGTGACATTAGAAAAATTTCAGCACCATATTAAGCAGATGGGCGATATAGAGCGATTGATCTCTAAGGTAGCTACAGGAAAAGTAAACCCTAAAGAAGTGGTTCAATTAAAGAATTCGCTCGAAGCTTTAATACCTATCAAACAATTGGCTACTTCATCTGAAAACGAGTCTTTGGCACTTACAGGAGATCAAATACAATCCTGCGATTTGTTAAGGGCTAAAATCAAAGAAATGCTTAGCGAAGAGGCACCTGTAAACATTTTAAAAGGTAGCACTATAGCCCAAGGATTTTCAGAAGAGCTAGACGAACTAAGAGGTTTAGCCACATCTGGAAAGAACTATTTAAATAATATGTTGGAAAGGGAAACAGCTGCAACCGGCATTACATCCCTAAAAATAGCGTCCAACAATGTTTTTGGATATTACATTGAAGTAAGAAATACCCATAAAGACAAGGTTCCGGAAAATTGGACGCGTAAGCAAACTTTGGTCAATGCAGAACGCTACATTACCGAAGAACTAAAAGAATATGAAGCAAAAATTTTAGGAGCTGAAGACCGTATTCTAACCTTGGAACAGCAGCTTTTCTCTCAATTGGTTGTGTGGATGCAAGAATACATTACCCCCGTACAGAACAATGCACACCTGGTTGCGCAGTTAGACTGTCTTTGCGGATTTGCCCAATTGGCAAAAGAGAATGCCTATAACTGCCCTACATTGAACGACTCTACTGATTTAGAGATTACCGAAGGAAGACACCCTGTCATTGAAAAACAATTACCATTAGGAGAACAGTACATTGCAAACGATTTACAGTTAGACAGATCCAATCAACAGTTCATAATGATCACCGGTCCCAATATGAGTGGTAAATCCGCATTACTAAGGCAAACGGCATTAATAGTGCTATTGGCACAAATGGGAAGTTTTGTTCCTGCGGAAACGGCTAAAATTGGCGTCGTTGATAAAATATTTACCCGCGTAGGAGCCAGCGATAACATTTCAATGGGCGAATCTACTTTTATGGTCGAAATGAACGAAACCGCCTCTATTCTTAACAACCTGTCTGAGCGTAGCTTGGTACTGTTAGATGAAATAGGTCGTGGTACCAGTACCTATGATGGTATTTCTATTGCCTGGGCCATATCCGAATATTTACATGAGCACCCAGCAAGGGCAAAAACCATGTTCGCCACCCATTATCACGAGCTAAATGAAATGACCAATACCTTTGGCCGTATTAAAAATTTCAATGTAGCCATCAAAGAACTAAAAGACAACGTTCTCTTCTTAAGAAAATTAATCCCCGGAGGTAGTGAACATAGTTTTGGTATTCATGTAGCTAAAATGGCCGGTATGCCACAACAAGTAATTCAAAAAGCCAACAAGATTCTAAAAAAATTAGAAAACAAACATGTAAGTGGTGAGGTAACGGATAAGCTTATAAACGATTCTGACGAAATGCAACTTAGTTTTTTCAATTTGGACGATCCGTTATTGGAAGAAATAAAGGATGAAATAACCCATTTGGACATAGATACGCTCACACCTGTAGAAGCATTAATGAAATTAAATGAGATTAAACGTCTGTTAACCAAGGACAAAAAGGCGACATCATAA
- the sppA gene encoding signal peptide peptidase SppA: protein MKFLRNFLASILGSLFAFGILFVMFLIFVSLVSSSEDAVAVKDNSILELQLQRPISDYTGSNELDPFAGIFEESQGLDEIIHAIEVAKNDDRIKGISINNNFIIAGLAQTQAIRRSLEDFKAEGKFIYAYADFFMQRDYYLASVADSVFINPVGVLDFKGLSTEVLYYKELQEKSGVKMEVIRHGKYKSAVEPYLENNMSEANRSQLTALLQSLWNSMVTDISETRSISESDLNVIADTLGGRTPNFAKLSGLVDDVVFYDQYENKLANALELKKDDKINYSSLDDYVKYSNKKTLKSGDDKIAVVFAQGEIFYGEGGPNIIGQGIINEALIKAREDDKVKAIVLRVNSPGGSALTSDIIWREVELAKKVKPVIVSMGNVAASGGYYIAAGANKIFAEPTTITGSIGVFGTVPNLTELADNVGINAEQVGTNKNAVEYSLFEPMQESFKNQVQESIEETYETFLQRVSQGRGMTMAQVDSVAQGRVWSGTEALEIGLVDELGNLDDAISAAAEMAEIDTYGVKKFPKYKSGFERFMEDLEGASVKIKENLLKDEIGEEAYQVLKELQSFKKQSGVQARMPFALDIK from the coding sequence ATGAAGTTTTTAAGAAATTTTCTAGCATCTATTTTAGGTTCTCTATTTGCTTTTGGTATTTTGTTCGTAATGTTTTTAATATTTGTGAGTCTTGTAAGCAGTAGTGAAGATGCTGTTGCGGTAAAAGATAATTCTATTCTTGAGTTACAGTTACAAAGACCAATATCTGATTATACCGGTAGCAATGAGCTTGATCCGTTTGCGGGTATTTTTGAAGAATCACAGGGTTTAGATGAAATTATCCATGCTATTGAGGTGGCTAAAAATGACGACCGCATAAAAGGAATCAGTATCAATAATAACTTTATTATTGCTGGTTTGGCACAGACTCAGGCAATTAGACGTTCTTTAGAGGATTTCAAAGCGGAGGGTAAGTTTATATACGCATACGCAGATTTCTTTATGCAAAGAGATTATTATTTGGCCAGTGTCGCAGATTCTGTTTTTATAAACCCGGTAGGAGTTTTAGATTTCAAAGGACTTTCTACTGAAGTGCTTTATTACAAAGAACTTCAAGAAAAATCTGGCGTTAAGATGGAAGTTATACGCCATGGGAAATACAAAAGTGCCGTTGAGCCCTATTTGGAGAATAATATGAGTGAGGCAAATAGGAGTCAATTGACCGCTTTGTTGCAGTCACTTTGGAATTCAATGGTGACCGATATTTCAGAAACACGTTCTATTTCTGAATCTGACCTGAACGTTATAGCAGATACTTTAGGTGGTAGAACGCCTAACTTTGCAAAGTTATCTGGGTTGGTAGATGATGTAGTATTTTATGATCAATATGAAAATAAATTGGCGAATGCGCTGGAACTAAAGAAGGATGATAAGATTAACTATAGTTCTTTAGATGATTATGTAAAGTATTCCAATAAAAAGACTTTGAAATCTGGTGATGATAAAATAGCCGTAGTTTTTGCGCAGGGAGAAATATTTTATGGTGAAGGTGGCCCAAATATCATTGGCCAAGGTATAATTAATGAGGCTTTGATTAAAGCGCGTGAAGATGACAAGGTAAAGGCTATAGTGTTGCGGGTGAATTCACCTGGGGGTAGCGCTTTGACTTCCGATATTATTTGGCGAGAGGTGGAATTGGCTAAAAAAGTGAAACCGGTAATAGTTTCCATGGGTAATGTGGCGGCATCTGGAGGATATTATATTGCTGCGGGAGCTAATAAAATTTTCGCCGAACCTACTACAATAACAGGGTCTATTGGTGTATTTGGTACAGTGCCCAATTTAACTGAGTTGGCAGACAATGTTGGTATAAACGCAGAGCAGGTTGGCACCAACAAGAATGCAGTAGAATATTCGCTTTTTGAACCAATGCAAGAAAGTTTTAAAAATCAGGTTCAAGAAAGTATTGAGGAAACCTATGAAACATTTTTGCAAAGAGTGTCGCAAGGTAGAGGTATGACAATGGCACAGGTGGATAGTGTGGCACAAGGCAGGGTGTGGAGCGGTACCGAGGCTCTGGAGATTGGATTAGTAGATGAATTGGGTAATTTGGACGATGCTATATCTGCAGCGGCAGAAATGGCAGAAATAGATACTTACGGAGTTAAAAAATTTCCTAAATATAAAAGTGGCTTTGAGCGTTTTATGGAAGATTTGGAAGGTGCAAGCGTAAAAATAAAAGAGAACCTTTTAAAAGATGAAATAGGGGAAGAGGCTTATCAAGTACTTAAGGAATTACAATCTTTTAAAAAGCAAAGTGGGGTTCAGGCAAGAATGCCGTTTGCTTTAGATATTAAATAA
- a CDS encoding SanA/YdcF family protein has product MLKKILKILGLLFILLVFVIFTCNIIISNTADGKTFTDISSTPKNRVGLVLGTSNKLTNGSPNPYYTYRINATKALYNAGKIEFILVSGDNGSIYYNEPDTFKKDLIKAGIPERAIFLDYAGFRTLDSMFRAKFIFGLNNVTVISQKFHNERAIYIAKQKGLNAIGFNAQDVSTSQGIKVQLREYLARVKVFIDMLLNTQPKFYGTTIEIK; this is encoded by the coding sequence ATGCTAAAAAAAATTCTCAAAATACTCGGATTACTTTTCATACTGTTAGTATTCGTCATTTTTACATGTAATATCATAATTTCAAACACCGCTGACGGAAAAACCTTTACCGACATCTCATCAACACCCAAGAACAGAGTAGGTTTAGTTTTAGGAACCTCAAACAAACTAACCAATGGCTCTCCCAATCCGTATTACACTTATCGTATAAATGCCACCAAAGCATTGTACAATGCCGGTAAAATAGAATTTATACTTGTTAGTGGTGATAATGGCAGTATTTACTATAATGAGCCAGATACCTTTAAAAAAGATTTAATAAAGGCTGGTATTCCTGAGCGGGCAATTTTCTTGGACTATGCAGGTTTTAGGACTTTAGACTCAATGTTTAGAGCAAAGTTTATTTTTGGGTTGAACAATGTTACCGTAATCTCGCAAAAATTCCATAACGAGAGAGCTATTTATATAGCCAAACAAAAAGGGCTCAACGCTATTGGATTTAACGCTCAAGACGTTTCTACCAGTCAAGGCATAAAAGTGCAGCTAAGGGAATATTTGGCACGGGTAAAGGTATTTATCGATATGCTTTTAAATACCCAACCAAAATTCTATGGCACCACTATAGAAATAAAATAG
- a CDS encoding RNA methyltransferase — protein sequence MRKLRNDELGRIDVEAYKSAGKSPIIIVLDNIRSLNNIGSVFRTADAFLVEKIYLCGITATPPHKDIHKTALGATDSVDWEYVPDTIELVERLKNEGCHVISVEQAENATQLNDYAPAKEKKQVLVFGNEVKGVAQNVVTASNEVLEIPQFGTKHSLNISVSVGVVVWDCWSKINA from the coding sequence ATGAGGAAATTACGAAATGATGAACTGGGGAGAATAGATGTTGAAGCATATAAAAGTGCAGGAAAATCACCTATTATAATTGTACTTGATAATATAAGAAGTTTAAATAATATTGGTTCGGTTTTTAGAACGGCCGATGCTTTTCTTGTTGAAAAAATATATTTATGCGGTATAACGGCTACTCCTCCTCATAAAGATATTCATAAAACCGCCTTGGGCGCAACCGATAGTGTAGATTGGGAATACGTTCCAGATACAATAGAATTGGTTGAAAGGCTTAAAAATGAAGGATGTCATGTAATTTCTGTAGAACAAGCAGAGAATGCAACTCAATTGAATGATTATGCTCCTGCAAAAGAAAAGAAGCAGGTCCTAGTTTTTGGAAACGAGGTTAAAGGTGTTGCTCAAAATGTGGTTACGGCAAGTAACGAAGTATTGGAAATACCTCAATTTGGGACTAAACATTCCTTAAATATTTCGGTTAGTGTGGGTGTCGTAGTTTGGGATTGCTGGAGTAAAATTAACGCATAA
- a CDS encoding OmpA family protein, with translation MKFKFLITILIIIPLLGFAQDKKSKADNLFYGYRYQQAIAEYKKEMEKKPLTNHQLLNLADSYFSTGKYDNASELYLEVNKNDTIMSVNRFNKMLQSLSKNSERDRVKTFLRSKADKLSPELLENAEFNYSLLEIPAGNEDKTIRDLGVNSPQGDFSPAFYKNGILFSSSRSRNSKNVYGPTGESYLDIYFARISSTNTLVDVETFKEIPATEFHKSTPYYSTKLSTFFYILSNTEDGELRYDENGKNALAIGTLSENGRFRFILKDLSTSFYYPFFDDTTERLYFAANFDDSYGGTDLYYVYTNNGQIMSAPINLGPRINSPGNEIAPYIYEGSLYFSSDVFYGLGGMDVYKSNILANETYTIPVNLGEGINSVSDDFGFIIQKAKEGNGLSGFFASNRKGGKGGDDLYGFMLDKSPGLKTFALGGKVVNLRNKAGLEGAQVRLLSQNGDILKEVVSNSDGSFRIEVPWMSQITIQAMSDGYSIFSTTYSEEGMEEIQNSSYNMGLAKMEDLVTEREEKTVIKLDKFYFDKGKSTLNAQVEGQLKKVIDAVERFPQIRLRILSYTDSRGSSSYNKRLSQDRANTIKQYLLNNGLGSHNILEATGYGEENIVNNCTNGAYCLDFLHKQNERTLFVVE, from the coding sequence ATGAAATTTAAATTTCTCATAACAATTCTGATTATTATACCGCTTTTGGGTTTTGCCCAAGACAAGAAGTCCAAGGCAGATAATCTTTTTTATGGATATCGCTACCAACAGGCAATTGCAGAGTATAAAAAGGAAATGGAAAAGAAACCATTGACTAACCATCAATTACTGAATTTAGCGGACTCATACTTTAGCACGGGTAAATATGATAATGCTTCAGAGCTATATTTAGAGGTCAATAAGAATGACACTATTATGTCTGTGAACAGGTTCAATAAAATGTTGCAAAGCCTTTCTAAAAATTCAGAACGAGATAGAGTGAAAACTTTTCTTAGGTCAAAAGCGGATAAATTATCTCCAGAACTTTTAGAAAATGCAGAGTTCAATTATAGCTTATTGGAAATTCCGGCAGGCAATGAAGATAAAACAATTCGCGATTTAGGGGTTAATAGTCCTCAGGGAGATTTCTCCCCTGCGTTTTATAAAAATGGAATATTATTCAGTAGTAGTAGATCTAGAAATTCAAAAAATGTATATGGGCCTACGGGTGAATCGTATTTGGATATTTATTTTGCTAGAATAAGTTCAACAAATACGCTTGTAGATGTAGAAACTTTTAAAGAAATACCGGCTACCGAGTTTCATAAATCAACACCTTATTACTCAACAAAATTGTCCACGTTCTTTTACATTCTTTCCAACACCGAAGATGGTGAATTAAGATATGATGAAAATGGGAAGAATGCTTTGGCCATTGGTACACTTTCAGAAAATGGTAGATTTAGATTTATCTTAAAGGATTTAAGTACTTCTTTTTATTATCCATTTTTTGATGATACTACTGAACGATTATATTTTGCGGCAAATTTTGATGATAGTTACGGTGGTACAGACCTATATTATGTGTACACCAATAACGGTCAAATAATGTCTGCTCCAATTAATTTGGGACCTAGAATAAATTCACCCGGAAATGAAATAGCTCCATATATCTATGAAGGAAGCTTATATTTTTCTTCCGACGTTTTTTATGGTCTAGGTGGTATGGATGTTTATAAATCTAATATCCTAGCTAATGAAACATATACCATTCCTGTAAATTTAGGTGAAGGTATCAATTCGGTATCCGATGATTTCGGCTTTATAATCCAGAAGGCTAAGGAGGGTAATGGATTGTCCGGTTTTTTCGCTTCAAATAGAAAAGGAGGAAAAGGTGGGGATGATCTTTATGGTTTTATGCTCGATAAATCACCAGGATTAAAAACATTTGCACTTGGTGGCAAGGTGGTTAATCTAAGAAATAAAGCAGGTTTGGAAGGAGCACAGGTAAGACTGTTGAGTCAAAATGGAGATATTTTAAAGGAAGTTGTGTCTAATTCGGACGGAAGTTTTAGAATCGAGGTGCCATGGATGTCTCAGATCACCATACAGGCAATGAGTGACGGTTATTCTATTTTCTCCACTACCTACTCTGAAGAAGGGATGGAGGAAATTCAAAATTCCTCTTACAATATGGGGCTTGCCAAAATGGAAGATTTGGTAACGGAACGGGAAGAGAAAACAGTTATTAAATTGGATAAGTTTTATTTTGATAAGGGAAAGTCAACTTTGAATGCTCAAGTAGAGGGGCAATTGAAAAAAGTTATAGACGCAGTAGAACGCTTTCCGCAAATAAGATTAAGAATTCTTTCGTATACGGACAGTAGGGGTAGTAGTTCTTATAATAAAAGATTGTCACAAGACAGGGCCAATACCATTAAGCAGTATTTGTTGAACAATGGTTTGGGTTCACATAATATACTTGAGGCTACTGGGTATGGAGAAGAGAATATTGTAAACAATTGTACCAATGGCGCTTATTGTTTAGATTTTCTTCATAAACAAAATGAACGAACACTTTTTGTAGTAGAATAG
- a CDS encoding NRAMP family divalent metal transporter yields MPSFKTVLKNLGPGILFASMAIGTSHLVLSTKAGAQYGWLMIIPIILANVLKYPFFEFGVRYTNVTNKTLIEGYLNRGKAYLWFYAIITFVTTFTILAALYTVTAGLFINLFNIGHSSIAIVALSLFLIISALLIFGKYKFLEISLKFVISILFIALLVTTVLVIVKGPVDHALDFEPLPIFNEVGILFLIGLIGWMPTTVEASSWISLWSIEKWKNQEKPSLKESLQEFNIGYIITAILAVFFMVIGWYTLYGTNTQLSNNAISFADQVVRLFTEHIGTWAYLFIAISAFATMFSTCMTAHDALARVSLDIISLLKPKEKWYSTKNAYTTGILILTFINFIVIAAFSANMGNLVALATFVSFVVAPLVGYMNLKNVTSSDLDPKFWPNKQLRFLTYVGILFLTLFALYYFYIIIL; encoded by the coding sequence ATGCCAAGTTTTAAAACAGTACTGAAAAATTTAGGTCCAGGAATCTTATTTGCCAGTATGGCCATTGGCACCTCTCACTTGGTACTATCTACTAAAGCCGGTGCCCAATATGGTTGGCTTATGATAATACCTATTATACTGGCCAACGTATTAAAGTATCCATTTTTCGAATTTGGAGTAAGGTACACTAACGTCACCAATAAAACATTGATAGAAGGATACCTAAACCGTGGTAAAGCTTATTTATGGTTCTATGCCATCATAACATTTGTTACCACTTTTACCATCTTAGCGGCATTGTACACCGTTACTGCAGGGCTATTCATAAACTTGTTTAATATTGGACATAGTTCTATTGCTATTGTAGCTTTATCTCTTTTCTTGATCATTAGTGCCCTTTTGATTTTTGGAAAATATAAATTCTTGGAGATTAGTTTAAAGTTTGTAATAAGCATATTGTTCATTGCACTATTGGTTACAACCGTACTAGTGATTGTCAAAGGACCGGTTGACCATGCATTGGACTTTGAACCACTACCTATTTTCAATGAAGTAGGAATTCTTTTTTTAATAGGGTTAATTGGGTGGATGCCTACGACCGTTGAAGCTTCTAGCTGGATTAGCTTGTGGAGCATAGAAAAATGGAAAAATCAAGAAAAGCCAAGTTTAAAAGAATCTTTACAAGAATTTAATATAGGCTATATTATAACGGCAATTCTTGCGGTATTTTTTATGGTCATAGGATGGTATACATTATATGGAACCAACACCCAGCTCAGTAATAATGCCATAAGCTTTGCGGATCAAGTTGTTCGCCTGTTTACTGAGCATATTGGCACTTGGGCCTATCTATTTATAGCAATTTCAGCATTTGCCACTATGTTTAGCACATGCATGACGGCACATGATGCATTGGCAAGGGTAAGTTTGGATATTATTTCCTTATTAAAACCAAAAGAGAAATGGTATAGCACAAAAAACGCTTACACCACAGGAATACTCATCTTGACCTTCATCAACTTTATTGTAATTGCCGCGTTTAGTGCAAACATGGGAAATTTAGTTGCTTTGGCCACTTTTGTATCTTTCGTTGTAGCGCCATTAGTAGGATACATGAATTTAAAAAATGTTACCAGTAGTGATCTAGACCCAAAATTTTGGCCCAATAAGCAGCTAAGATTTTTAACCTATGTAGGTATCTTGTTTCTCACCCTCTTTGCGCTTTACTATTTCTATATTATCATTTTATAG